The Dongia rigui genome includes the window CCAGATCGCCGGCGCCATAGAAGCCGACCAGATTGCGGACCCAGCCCAGATGGGCAATGTCGGCGATGGTATAGTCGGCGCCCATCATCCAGGGCCGGTCCTTGAGCCGGTCTTCGAGCACGCCGAGCAATCGCTTCGATTCCGCGACATAGCGTTCGAGCGGCCGCTTGTCCTCGAAATCCTTGCCGGCAAATTTATGGAAGAACCCGACCTGGCCGAACATCGGCCCCACCGATGCCATCTGGAAATAGACCCATTGGATGGTGGCCATGCGCTCAATCGGATCGGCCGAGAGGAGCTTGCCGGTCTTTTCCGCCAGGTATTGCAGGATGGCACCGGATTCGAAGAGTCCCAGCGGCCGGCCACCCGGCCCGTTGGGATCGATGATCGCGGGGATCTTGCCGTTGGGATTGAGCGACAGAAATTCCGGCAGCCAGCTCTCATTCTTGGTGATGTCGACCAGATGCGGCTCATAGGGCAGGCCGATCTCCTCCAGCGTGATGGAGACTTTGACGCCATTGGGTGTCGGCAGCGAATAAAGCTGCAGCCGGTCCGGATGCTGGGCGGGCCAGCGCCGGGTGATGGGAAATTGTGAGAGGTCGGTCATAAAACTAAGACTCCATCCGGCATTGCGTTGCTTGGATGCCGCCATATCACCCGGCACCAGGCAAGCCACAAGATTGCAGAGCCTCCATGCATCCGTGCCCATATGATGACACACAGGCTGCAAGGCCAATCTGGT containing:
- a CDS encoding glutathione S-transferase N-terminal domain-containing protein, yielding MTDLSQFPITRRWPAQHPDRLQLYSLPTPNGVKVSITLEEIGLPYEPHLVDITKNESWLPEFLSLNPNGKIPAIIDPNGPGGRPLGLFESGAILQYLAEKTGKLLSADPIERMATIQWVYFQMASVGPMFGQVGFFHKFAGKDFEDKRPLERYVAESKRLLGVLEDRLKDRPWMMGADYTIADIAHLGWVRNLVGFYGAGDLVEYGKLKHVPAWLEKCLARPAVQRGLNIPARPA